In Selenomonas dianae, a genomic segment contains:
- the mrdA gene encoding penicillin-binding protein 2 yields the protein MNENEDFSGRLQFLMLVIVLIIAVLIGRAGYLQVYDGERYARLAEGNRIRIIPAEAARGTFYDRNGELLVTNRPGFTVSLLPLTEPISPEVIARVSKLINVPVEEIQKKIDAHVGFDPIRIKNDVLPDIVTIIEEQKDDYPGVVIEVLPIRDYIYGEYASHVFGYVSEINEEELERRKDEGYKSGYIIGKFGLERVYDKEVRGINGGDQVEVDVSGRPVQILGRQSPVPGNDLILTIDKHIQEVAEQAVDAQLSIVHANAAAAVVMNPQTGEVLAMVSRPAFNPNLFAGGISTQNWNVLNNNPYHPMDNKAITGEYPPGSTFKIVTGTAALAEHKVTPQEKIFDAGHHWIIPKTNAGGEALGWINFQEAMAHSDNVYFYEMGNRLGVDALERYARMFGLGMRTGIDLPYEAEGLVPNRKYKQENYEDGEWYLSETFDAAIGQGFNLVTPLQAAMVMGEIAANGKRFQPHLVRRIVDVNGNTVREFEPKLLSELEVSPSVIHNVQEGLHEVTKIGTAAGVFAGFPVDIAGKTGTAENSQGRDHGWFVAYGPYAHPNIVVAVIVEQGGFGSLSAVPIGRRILEAAFRLDRAVQNTGSK from the coding sequence GTGAACGAAAATGAAGATTTTAGCGGACGTCTCCAATTCCTGATGTTGGTCATTGTGCTCATCATCGCGGTGCTGATCGGACGTGCGGGATATTTGCAGGTCTATGACGGGGAACGCTATGCGCGGCTTGCCGAGGGCAACCGTATCCGCATTATCCCTGCGGAGGCGGCGCGCGGGACATTCTACGACCGCAACGGAGAGCTCCTTGTGACGAACCGCCCCGGGTTTACGGTTTCTCTGCTCCCCCTGACAGAGCCGATCTCCCCCGAGGTGATTGCGCGTGTCTCAAAGCTCATCAATGTACCCGTGGAGGAGATTCAAAAGAAGATCGATGCGCACGTCGGATTTGACCCCATCCGCATCAAAAACGATGTCCTGCCGGACATCGTTACGATTATTGAGGAGCAGAAGGACGACTACCCGGGGGTCGTGATCGAGGTTCTGCCGATTCGTGACTATATCTACGGGGAGTACGCCTCGCATGTATTCGGCTATGTGAGTGAGATCAATGAGGAGGAACTGGAGCGGCGCAAGGATGAAGGTTATAAGTCCGGCTACATCATCGGCAAGTTTGGTCTGGAGCGTGTCTATGACAAGGAGGTGCGCGGCATCAACGGCGGCGATCAGGTGGAGGTGGATGTATCGGGACGGCCTGTACAGATCCTCGGACGCCAGTCGCCTGTGCCGGGGAACGATCTGATCTTGACGATTGACAAGCACATTCAGGAGGTGGCGGAACAGGCGGTTGATGCACAGCTCTCCATTGTGCACGCAAATGCGGCGGCAGCTGTGGTCATGAATCCGCAGACGGGCGAGGTGCTGGCGATGGTCAGCCGCCCCGCCTTCAATCCGAATCTCTTCGCGGGTGGGATCTCGACACAGAACTGGAATGTGCTGAACAACAATCCCTATCATCCGATGGACAACAAGGCGATCACAGGGGAGTACCCCCCCGGATCGACGTTCAAGATTGTGACGGGCACGGCGGCACTCGCCGAACACAAGGTAACGCCGCAGGAAAAAATATTTGACGCCGGTCATCACTGGATCATCCCCAAAACCAATGCGGGTGGGGAGGCTCTGGGTTGGATCAACTTCCAGGAGGCAATGGCGCACTCGGACAACGTGTATTTTTACGAAATGGGCAACCGTCTCGGCGTGGATGCGTTGGAACGTTATGCGCGTATGTTCGGACTCGGGATGCGGACGGGCATTGATCTGCCGTATGAGGCGGAGGGGCTTGTGCCGAACCGCAAGTACAAGCAGGAAAACTATGAGGATGGAGAATGGTATCTCTCCGAAACGTTCGATGCGGCGATCGGTCAGGGGTTCAATCTCGTAACCCCGCTGCAGGCGGCGATGGTCATGGGGGAGATTGCGGCAAACGGCAAACGCTTTCAGCCGCATCTCGTCCGGCGTATTGTGGATGTCAACGGGAATACGGTGCGCGAGTTTGAGCCAAAGCTCCTCTCGGAGCTGGAGGTAAGCCCGTCCGTGATCCACAACGTGCAGGAAGGGCTGCACGAGGTAACGAAGATCGGTACTGCCGCCGGGGTGTTTGCAGGATTTCCCGTCGACATTGCGGGCAAGACGGGAACGGCGGAAAACTCGCAGGGACGTGACCACGGGTGGTTCGTGGCATATGGTCCCTATGCCCATCCGAATATCGTGGTGGCAGTTATTGTCGAGCAGGGCGGCTTCGGCTCGCTGTCGGCGGTGCCGATCGGGCGCAGGATTCTGGAAGCTGCTTTTCGGCTGGATCGTGCGGTGCAGAACACAGGGAGCAAGTGA
- the mreC gene encoding rod shape-determining protein MreC, producing MIDRIGRARQAGRKIWALLFVLLALFCVIFFAARGRFQASASTSTVGAVLAPFEMVFSYVGQQVQHITSNLWEIATVHEQNKMLKNEVEQLRRQNTMAEEYAAENVRLRELLAYKQSAQQFDLLAARVIGRDAALWTSTIVVDRGSKDGVRENMPVVTGKGLVGRVTEVAPLSSKVQLILDVRSSVGTLVQRTESRVTGIVTGTMDNPYMPQMVNIPRNADVQDGDTIVTSGFGGIYPKGIPVGTIVAQHSDDTGLLKVALLETAVDFQRLEDVAIVTASREAPPAPIQPTPLSPGAAAAAQISATQTKAAEQ from the coding sequence ATGATTGACCGAATCGGACGGGCGCGGCAGGCGGGACGCAAGATCTGGGCACTGCTTTTCGTTCTGCTCGCTCTTTTCTGTGTTATTTTCTTCGCCGCACGCGGCCGATTTCAGGCATCCGCATCGACGAGTACGGTGGGGGCTGTGCTTGCCCCGTTTGAAATGGTGTTTTCCTATGTGGGGCAGCAGGTTCAACATATAACATCGAATCTGTGGGAAATCGCTACGGTGCATGAGCAGAATAAGATGCTCAAAAATGAGGTTGAGCAGCTGCGCCGGCAGAATACAATGGCAGAGGAATATGCGGCGGAGAATGTGCGGCTGCGGGAACTTCTTGCCTACAAGCAGTCGGCACAGCAGTTCGATCTCCTTGCTGCGCGTGTGATCGGCAGGGATGCGGCACTCTGGACGAGTACGATCGTTGTGGATCGCGGCTCGAAGGATGGCGTGCGTGAGAATATGCCTGTCGTGACGGGCAAGGGGCTCGTGGGGCGTGTGACGGAGGTTGCGCCGCTCTCGTCGAAGGTGCAGCTGATCCTCGATGTGCGATCCTCGGTCGGAACGCTCGTTCAGCGCACAGAGTCGCGTGTGACGGGCATTGTCACGGGGACGATGGACAATCCGTATATGCCGCAGATGGTGAACATCCCGCGCAATGCGGATGTGCAGGACGGCGATACCATCGTGACATCCGGCTTTGGCGGCATTTATCCCAAGGGGATTCCCGTGGGGACGATTGTCGCGCAGCACAGCGATGATACGGGGCTCTTAAAGGTGGCTCTGCTGGAAACGGCAGTGGATTTCCAGCGGCTTGAGGATGTGGCGATTGTCACGGCATCCCGTGAGGCTCCGCCGGCACCGATTCAGCCCACGCCGCTGAGTCCGGGGGCTGCTGCGGCGGCACAGATCTCTGCAACACAGACAAAGGCGGCGGAGCAGTGA
- a CDS encoding TIGR03960 family B12-binding radical SAM protein has translation MVQLDHSILQSVLKPARYTGGEWNAIHKDWASVQCKFALALPDVYEVGMSNLGLAILYEILNRRADILAERVYAPWVDMEAQMREKGIPLFSLESHRPITAFDFLGFSLQYEMIYSNVLNMLDLAGIPLHARERGGDVPFVVGGGPCVYNVEPVADFFDFFVIGEGEEAVPEICDAFIAWDSTGRDGGRKGFLTRLLTIDGIYVPSFYEPVYDDAGNFRELRALHPDARSVIYKRVVRDMNGVMSVEHPIVPYMDIVHNRMMMELFRGCSRGCRFCQAGIAYRPARERTEEHLRQMAHGLVEATGYDEMSLTSLSSADYSCLGRLVDDLMTDYAGEKLSFSLPSLRIDSFSIDLAHRMQQVRKSGLTFAPEAGTQRMRDVINKGVTEENLLTACGAAFRHGWKQVKLYFMMGLPTETDEDIIGIAHLAKKVVDLYTEVRGRRGCKVTVSVSCFVPKPYTPFQWFGQLPMEEFQRRQQLLKEHITDRSITFHYHDARLSVIEGVFARGDRRLAPALYEAWRNGARFDGWSDLFDDSRYFAAFEKCGIDPEYYSRRTRTVGEPLPWAHTSPGVLERFLKSEWQKALAASLTEDCRRTHCTGCGICPTLGVDVIDYAGTEAGHTNADAPDEQHRTAGADAQNSPAERSRFVYRALITKGEELRYVSHLDYANLFVRACKRAGLPMAYSEGFNPHMKVAFASALSLGAASDAEYVDFETTEKIAPDTMLRRLGKHLPCGAQIVRLKVLEGKHRALMADVDEARYRITVRYAGTAETVHASVRRYNAAESAVWERVTPKKKRMIETKAYVKKPISFAWENGRLTFWMNLVVTPEGSVKPIEVLSVMVRDFALPIDPHEAYVTRIGLFADGKALIDR, from the coding sequence ATGGTGCAGCTCGATCACAGCATCCTACAGTCGGTATTGAAACCGGCACGCTATACGGGCGGTGAGTGGAACGCCATACACAAGGATTGGGCTTCCGTCCAATGTAAATTTGCACTTGCGCTGCCCGATGTCTATGAGGTCGGCATGAGCAATCTCGGGCTCGCCATTCTCTATGAGATTCTGAACCGCCGTGCAGACATCCTTGCGGAACGTGTCTATGCGCCATGGGTCGATATGGAGGCGCAGATGCGCGAAAAGGGGATTCCGCTCTTTTCGCTCGAAAGCCATCGCCCGATTACGGCGTTTGATTTTCTCGGGTTCTCTCTCCAATACGAGATGATCTATTCGAATGTCCTCAATATGCTTGATTTGGCGGGTATCCCGCTCCATGCGCGGGAGCGCGGGGGCGATGTGCCGTTCGTCGTCGGGGGAGGGCCCTGTGTCTACAATGTCGAGCCTGTTGCGGACTTCTTCGATTTCTTCGTGATCGGTGAGGGCGAGGAGGCCGTGCCGGAGATCTGCGATGCCTTTATTGCGTGGGATTCCACAGGAAGGGATGGCGGGCGCAAGGGGTTCCTCACACGTTTGCTGACGATTGACGGGATCTATGTGCCTTCGTTCTATGAGCCGGTCTATGATGATGCGGGGAATTTCCGCGAACTGCGCGCACTGCATCCCGATGCGCGCTCTGTGATCTACAAGCGTGTCGTGCGGGATATGAACGGCGTTATGTCGGTCGAGCACCCGATTGTTCCCTATATGGACATTGTGCATAACCGCATGATGATGGAGCTCTTTCGCGGCTGCTCGCGCGGCTGCCGCTTCTGTCAGGCGGGCATCGCCTATCGCCCTGCGCGTGAGCGTACGGAGGAGCATTTGCGGCAGATGGCGCACGGTCTGGTCGAGGCGACGGGCTACGATGAGATGAGTCTCACATCGCTCTCCTCGGCGGACTACTCCTGTCTCGGGCGGCTCGTGGATGATCTGATGACGGACTATGCAGGGGAAAAACTCAGCTTCTCCCTGCCGTCGCTGCGCATCGACAGCTTCTCGATTGACCTTGCACATCGGATGCAGCAGGTGCGGAAATCAGGGCTGACCTTTGCGCCCGAGGCGGGGACGCAGCGCATGCGCGATGTCATCAACAAGGGCGTGACGGAGGAGAATCTGCTGACGGCGTGCGGCGCGGCGTTCCGCCACGGGTGGAAGCAGGTGAAGCTCTACTTTATGATGGGGCTGCCGACGGAGACGGATGAGGACATCATCGGCATTGCACACCTTGCGAAAAAGGTGGTTGATCTCTATACCGAGGTGCGCGGGCGGCGCGGATGCAAGGTGACGGTCTCCGTCTCCTGCTTTGTGCCAAAGCCGTATACGCCGTTCCAGTGGTTCGGACAGCTGCCGATGGAGGAGTTTCAGCGGCGGCAGCAGCTCCTCAAGGAGCATATCACAGATCGTTCGATTACGTTTCACTATCATGACGCGCGTCTTTCCGTGATCGAGGGGGTATTCGCACGCGGCGACCGCCGCCTTGCGCCTGCACTCTATGAGGCGTGGAGGAATGGTGCGAGGTTTGACGGCTGGTCGGATCTCTTTGACGACAGTCGCTATTTTGCCGCATTTGAGAAGTGCGGCATTGACCCTGAATACTATAGCCGCCGTACGCGCACGGTCGGAGAACCGCTGCCGTGGGCGCACACCTCCCCCGGGGTGCTTGAACGATTCCTGAAGTCCGAGTGGCAGAAGGCACTCGCGGCATCTCTCACAGAGGATTGCCGCCGCACGCACTGCACGGGCTGTGGAATATGCCCGACGCTCGGCGTGGATGTGATCGACTATGCCGGGACGGAGGCAGGGCATACGAATGCGGATGCGCCTGACGAACAGCATCGTACTGCCGGGGCGGATGCGCAAAACTCGCCCGCAGAGCGAAGTCGCTTCGTCTATCGCGCACTGATTACGAAGGGGGAGGAGCTGCGCTATGTCTCCCACCTCGACTATGCGAATCTCTTTGTCCGCGCGTGCAAGCGTGCGGGGCTGCCGATGGCGTATTCGGAGGGGTTCAACCCGCACATGAAGGTGGCGTTTGCCTCCGCACTTTCATTGGGGGCTGCGAGCGATGCGGAGTATGTGGATTTTGAGACGACGGAGAAAATTGCACCGGATACGATGCTGCGGCGGCTCGGGAAACATCTGCCGTGCGGGGCGCAGATCGTCCGTCTTAAGGTGTTGGAAGGAAAGCATAGGGCGCTGATGGCGGATGTGGACGAGGCTCGCTATCGGATTACCGTTCGCTATGCGGGAACGGCGGAAACGGTACACGCGAGTGTACGGCGTTACAATGCGGCGGAGAGTGCCGTGTGGGAGCGCGTCACGCCAAAGAAGAAGCGTATGATTGAGACAAAGGCGTACGTAAAAAAGCCCATCTCCTTCGCATGGGAGAATGGGCGGCTGACGTTTTGGATGAATCTCGTTGTGACCCCTGAGGGGAGTGTCAAGCCGATCGAGGTGTTGTCCGTGATGGTGCGCGACTTTGCCCTGCCGATTGACCCGCATGAGGCATATGTGACGCGCATCGGTCTGTTCGCGGACGGAAAAGCTCTGATTGACCGATAA
- the mreD gene encoding rod shape-determining protein MreD — protein sequence MKKYKFFVLFFLGLFVLQFSFLPLISIYGIVPDLLLLATVSFAFLRGSAWGSLIGFALGLMEDLSVGSFFGLHAFTLTLIGLFFGRFSDRVFKEQFFLPITASVAATFAKYLISALIVYLLGYHFNPFLHMGRVLLILLLFQLIFAYPIHWATFHLDRRIHDPER from the coding sequence GTGAAGAAGTATAAGTTTTTCGTCCTGTTCTTTCTTGGGCTTTTTGTGCTGCAATTTTCTTTTCTGCCGTTGATTTCGATCTATGGGATTGTGCCGGATCTGCTCCTTTTGGCGACGGTTTCCTTTGCGTTTTTGCGCGGCAGTGCATGGGGCAGCCTCATCGGTTTTGCACTCGGTCTGATGGAAGATCTCAGTGTGGGGTCGTTTTTCGGTCTGCACGCGTTTACGCTGACGCTGATCGGTCTTTTTTTTGGACGTTTCTCGGATCGTGTGTTCAAGGAGCAGTTCTTTTTGCCGATCACGGCATCGGTTGCGGCAACGTTTGCCAAATATCTGATTTCGGCATTGATTGTCTATTTGCTTGGCTATCATTTTAATCCGTTTTTGCACATGGGACGTGTGCTCCTCATCCTGCTTCTGTTTCAGTTGATCTTTGCGTATCCGATTCACTGGGCGACGTTCCATCTGGATCGGCGGATTCATGATCCGGAGCGATAG
- the rodA gene encoding rod shape-determining protein RodA: MILSKRLLRRTDVTLIAAAAAIVVMSLVIIGSATHVNTPSEERYWFVQRQGISILVDIALAAFWMNFDYKILQRYGNHFYVFNLVLLILVMLIGQTALGAQRWIALGPISIQPSEFSKLIMIIALAAMMEKRGKVQSLSDLAPIAAYVGLPFLLVLKQPDLGTSLVFLAIFFGMVFVAGIRLRILFWLFGLGLAAMPVLWHFLKDYQKMRIMVFLDPNVDPLGAGYHIIQSKIAIGSGLLFGKGLFGGTQSQLNFLPENHTDFIFSVVGEELGFVGCAVLLLLYLIVLWRGIRIAQDASDTFGRLLAVGITSMIAFHVLVNVGMTMGIMPVTGIPLPLMSYGVSSLTTNIMAIAILLNIQLRRQKLLF; the protein is encoded by the coding sequence ATGATCCTCTCGAAACGGCTTCTGCGCCGCACGGATGTGACGCTCATTGCTGCGGCGGCGGCAATTGTCGTCATGAGTCTTGTCATTATCGGCAGTGCGACGCACGTCAATACGCCGAGTGAGGAACGCTATTGGTTTGTGCAGCGACAGGGCATCTCGATTCTTGTGGACATTGCACTTGCGGCGTTCTGGATGAATTTCGATTACAAGATCTTACAGAGGTACGGCAACCACTTCTATGTGTTCAATCTGGTTCTCCTGATTCTCGTTATGCTGATCGGGCAGACGGCGCTTGGTGCGCAGCGGTGGATCGCACTCGGTCCGATCAGCATACAGCCGTCGGAGTTCTCAAAGCTCATCATGATCATCGCACTTGCTGCGATGATGGAAAAGCGCGGAAAGGTGCAGTCGCTCAGTGACCTTGCACCGATTGCCGCCTATGTCGGACTGCCGTTCCTGCTCGTTCTGAAGCAGCCGGATCTTGGCACATCGCTGGTCTTTCTGGCGATCTTCTTCGGGATGGTGTTCGTGGCAGGGATACGGCTGCGCATCCTCTTTTGGCTCTTTGGTCTCGGGCTTGCGGCGATGCCTGTACTCTGGCATTTTCTGAAGGACTATCAGAAGATGCGTATCATGGTGTTCCTGGATCCGAATGTCGACCCGCTCGGCGCGGGGTATCATATCATCCAGTCGAAAATTGCGATCGGCTCGGGGCTTCTCTTTGGCAAGGGACTGTTCGGCGGGACGCAGAGTCAGCTGAACTTCCTGCCGGAAAACCATACGGACTTTATCTTCTCCGTTGTGGGCGAAGAACTCGGATTCGTGGGCTGTGCTGTGCTGCTGCTGCTCTATCTCATCGTGCTCTGGCGCGGCATTCGAATTGCGCAGGATGCGAGCGATACGTTCGGGCGTCTGCTCGCGGTCGGCATCACGTCGATGATTGCGTTCCATGTGCTCGTCAACGTCGGCATGACGATGGGGATTATGCCTGTCACGGGGATTCCGCTGCCGCTCATGAGCTATGGCGTGAGTTCGCTCACGACAAATATCATGGCGATTGCCATTCTGCTGAACATTCAGCTGCGGCGGCAAAAGTTACTCTTTTAG
- the minC gene encoding septum site-determining protein MinC encodes MSEDKIKIKGENGELALDFPADMPFSEIMEELERKLDSGTGFFLRGTVVRVPRNHFAKESLAAVQELFRTHGLICRPAKPEPAAPLPSLPREEQPAVAKTQQEADTQELQRMLVVDKTLRGGQAVETEGSVIVFGNVNPGAQITAGGSVDVRGTCRGVVHAGAAGDSTAFIIADHLMPTQIRIANYVARPPDDLEDSDKAERAYVKDGQIVIEPIER; translated from the coding sequence ATGAGCGAGGATAAGATCAAGATCAAAGGGGAAAACGGCGAGCTTGCACTGGATTTCCCTGCCGATATGCCCTTTTCGGAGATCATGGAGGAGTTGGAAAGAAAGTTGGACTCGGGAACCGGCTTTTTCCTGCGCGGTACGGTGGTGCGCGTGCCGCGCAATCACTTTGCAAAGGAATCGTTGGCGGCGGTGCAGGAACTCTTTCGGACGCATGGGCTGATCTGCCGTCCGGCAAAGCCGGAACCCGCTGCCCCGCTGCCCTCTCTGCCCCGCGAGGAACAGCCCGCCGTGGCAAAGACACAACAGGAGGCGGACACGCAGGAACTGCAGCGGATGCTCGTCGTCGATAAGACACTGCGCGGCGGACAGGCGGTGGAGACGGAAGGATCTGTCATTGTCTTTGGGAATGTCAATCCGGGGGCGCAGATCACGGCGGGCGGCAGCGTGGATGTGCGCGGTACCTGCCGCGGTGTTGTTCACGCGGGAGCTGCGGGGGATTCGACAGCGTTTATTATTGCGGATCATCTGATGCCGACACAGATTCGCATTGCGAACTATGTTGCGCGTCCGCCGGATGACTTGGAGGACTCCGACAAGGCGGAGCGTGCCTATGTGAAGGATGGTCAGATTGTCATTGAGCCAATAGAGAGGTAG
- the minE gene encoding cell division topological specificity factor MinE, translating into MIEMLRKLLGKKESSGDVARRRLQLVIINDRANVSPEIMDNMRAEIIQVISKYMYIDTREMEFSLENENDTMALVVNIPVVSVQHGGSNPSRRRR; encoded by the coding sequence GTGATTGAGATGCTGAGAAAGCTTCTTGGAAAAAAGGAAAGCTCCGGCGACGTTGCACGCCGCCGTCTTCAGCTTGTCATCATCAATGATCGGGCGAATGTCTCTCCGGAGATTATGGACAATATGCGTGCGGAGATTATTCAGGTGATTTCGAAGTATATGTATATCGATACGCGTGAGATGGAATTCTCCCTCGAAAATGAAAATGACACGATGGCGCTTGTCGTCAACATCCCTGTCGTCAGCGTTCAGCACGGCGGCAGCAATCCGTCAAGGCGCAGACGATGA
- the minD gene encoding septum site-determining protein MinD, producing MSEIYVVTSGKGGVGKTTTTANLGVGFAMRGKSVVLIDTDTGLRNLDLLLGLENRIMYDLVDVTSGRVPYKKALVRHKKYDSLFLLPTSQVKDKSAVNPEELAVLCEELRRSYDIIIIDCPAGIEQGFQTAIAAADTAIVVTMPEISAVRDADKIIGELGRADKEDIRLIVNRIRPKMIEKGDMLDMNDIDEILSVGCIGQIPDDEMVVMSTNRGEPCVTMPDSPAGQAYLDVVGRLCGEEIPFREFTKESLWDTIKSKLFGRK from the coding sequence ATGAGTGAGATCTATGTTGTGACATCGGGCAAAGGAGGCGTTGGAAAGACAACAACGACGGCGAATCTGGGTGTGGGCTTTGCCATGCGTGGCAAGAGCGTCGTTCTCATTGATACGGATACGGGGCTGCGGAATCTCGATCTGCTGCTCGGTCTTGAGAACCGCATCATGTACGATCTGGTCGATGTGACCTCGGGGCGTGTACCGTATAAAAAGGCGCTTGTTCGTCACAAAAAATACGACTCGCTCTTTCTCCTGCCGACCTCTCAGGTCAAGGACAAGAGTGCCGTGAACCCGGAGGAGCTCGCTGTGCTCTGTGAGGAGCTGCGCCGCTCCTATGATATTATTATCATCGACTGCCCGGCGGGGATTGAGCAGGGGTTTCAGACGGCAATCGCCGCCGCCGATACGGCAATTGTGGTGACGATGCCGGAGATCTCGGCGGTGCGCGATGCGGACAAGATCATTGGGGAGCTCGGCCGCGCGGACAAGGAGGACATTCGCCTCATCGTGAACCGCATTCGTCCGAAGATGATCGAAAAGGGCGATATGCTCGATATGAACGACATCGACGAGATTCTTTCGGTGGGCTGCATCGGTCAGATCCCGGATGATGAGATGGTCGTGATGAGCACGAACCGTGGCGAGCCGTGTGTTACAATGCCGGATTCTCCCGCAGGACAGGCATATCTCGACGTGGTCGGTCGTCTGTGCGGTGAGGAGATTCCGTTCCGCGAGTTTACCAAGGAAAGTCTCTGGGATACAATTAAGAGCAAGCTCTTTGGACGCAAGTGA
- a CDS encoding rod shape-determining protein, whose protein sequence is MFGLFGGHDMGIDLGTANTLVHVKGRGIVLREPSVVAIKSDSGDVLAVGEEAKQMIGRTPGNIVAIRPMKDGVIADFDVTQAMLKYFIRKAMRSKSFVRPRVVVGVPSGVTEVEKRAVIDAAQQAGAREAYLIEEPMAAAIGAGLPVEEATGSMVVDIGGGTTEIAVISLGGIVTSRSIRIGGDEMDSAIVQYIKRMYNLMIGERTAEEIKITVGTAIVTPDTDRTMDIRGRDLVSGLPKTLTIRAKEIREALNEPIYKIIDAVKGTLEKTPPELAADVMDHGIMMTGGGALLLNLDKLLSHETGMPVLVSEDALSCVGEGTGRTLENIGLLKNVVMSSKKLKQ, encoded by the coding sequence ATGTTTGGTCTTTTTGGCGGTCACGATATGGGGATTGACCTCGGTACGGCGAATACTCTGGTACATGTCAAGGGGCGCGGAATTGTGCTGCGTGAGCCGTCTGTTGTTGCGATAAAGAGTGATTCGGGTGATGTACTCGCCGTGGGCGAGGAAGCAAAGCAGATGATCGGGCGTACGCCCGGCAATATCGTCGCGATTCGTCCGATGAAGGACGGCGTGATTGCAGACTTCGATGTGACGCAGGCGATGCTGAAATATTTCATTCGCAAGGCGATGCGTTCGAAGTCGTTCGTCCGTCCGCGCGTCGTGGTCGGTGTCCCCTCCGGTGTGACGGAGGTCGAGAAGCGTGCGGTCATTGACGCGGCACAACAGGCGGGGGCGCGCGAGGCGTATCTGATCGAGGAGCCGATGGCGGCGGCGATCGGCGCGGGGCTTCCCGTGGAGGAGGCGACGGGCAGCATGGTCGTCGACATCGGCGGCGGTACGACGGAGATCGCCGTCATCTCGCTCGGCGGTATTGTAACAAGCCGCTCCATCCGCATCGGCGGCGATGAGATGGACTCCGCGATTGTGCAGTACATTAAGCGGATGTATAACCTCATGATCGGCGAGCGTACGGCGGAGGAGATCAAGATCACGGTCGGTACGGCGATTGTGACCCCGGATACGGATCGTACGATGGACATTCGCGGGCGCGATCTCGTGAGCGGTCTGCCAAAGACGCTGACGATCCGTGCCAAGGAGATCCGCGAGGCGTTGAATGAGCCGATCTACAAGATCATCGACGCAGTGAAGGGGACGCTCGAAAAGACCCCGCCGGAACTCGCAGCGGATGTTATGGATCATGGGATCATGATGACGGGCGGCGGTGCGCTGCTCTTGAATCTGGACAAGCTGCTCTCGCATGAGACGGGGATGCCTGTGCTCGTGTCCGAGGACGCACTTTCCTGTGTCGGAGAGGGGACGGGACGCACGCTCGAAAATATTGGGCTGCTCAAGAATGTCGTCATGTCCTCGAAGAAACTGAAGCAATGA
- the speD gene encoding S-adenosylmethionine decarboxylase — MNIQARLLTVDFYNCKAEQCCDEAAVRAKVSTALRELDLVPLQIISEVQENGHISLMALLPNGHLAVHIHPELHHVSLDIYLCAENAALDPIARILRKAFQPEKTKTTHLRRGDFRSPAEIRPKTTTHVAPIRKIKSTGAKVIRILARRNRG; from the coding sequence ATGAACATTCAAGCAAGGTTGCTGACAGTGGATTTTTATAACTGCAAAGCGGAACAATGCTGTGATGAAGCGGCGGTGCGCGCCAAGGTCTCCACAGCGCTCAGGGAACTGGATCTCGTTCCCTTGCAGATCATCAGCGAGGTGCAGGAAAACGGACACATCTCTCTGATGGCACTGCTGCCGAACGGGCATCTGGCGGTTCACATCCACCCGGAACTCCATCACGTCTCGCTCGACATCTATCTCTGCGCAGAGAATGCCGCACTCGACCCGATCGCACGTATCCTGCGCAAGGCATTCCAACCCGAAAAGACAAAGACGACGCATCTGCGGCGCGGCGATTTCCGCTCCCCTGCCGAGATTCGCCCCAAGACCACGACGCACGTCGCGCCCATCCGAAAGATCAAGAGCACCGGTGCAAAGGTCATCCGCATCCTTGCACGGCGAAACCGCGGCTAA